A genomic stretch from Arthrobacter sp. KBS0702 includes:
- the pepN gene encoding aminopeptidase N yields MSNQNLSRDEAATRSALITTHSYDVSLDVWQAADPDVAGYTSRSVINFSASEPGASTFLDFISSSVHSVFLNGKGLPVSDVVDGSRIRLDNLQAENQVTVTGTALYSTSGEGMHRFYDPADGQCYLYTQYEPADARRVFANFEQPDLKAEFTFHVMAPSEWQVSSNGVEALRTQLTSDPATSRWDFAPTKPMSTYITTVLAGPYFKAEDTWHGSLADGTVLDVPLALYCRASMAPSFDPEELFRLTRNGLDFFNDLFDYPYPWGKYEQAFVPEYNLGAMENPGLVTFTESYVFTSRAADSQYQGRANTLLHEMAHMWFGDLVTMQWWDDLWLKESFADYMGTLGVDRTTDWETAWVNFANNRKAWAYVQDQLPTTHPIVADIPDLEAAKQNFDGITYAKGASVLKQLVAYVGFDAFIAGSRRYFRDHAYGNTTLADLLAALGAASGRDLAVWARQWLQTSGISTLTSEIDEQDGVLGSVSLVQHAEDPITGRQEPRPHRLRIGLYDFDAAGALVRTDSVETDVDGERTVVGQLAGKGRPALLLVNDEDLSYAKVRLDPHSEATVRSSLGAITDPMARALCWTALWDSARDAATPAARYVEAVQRFGPAESGIGVLLNILGNAGTAIERYVPAARREEVRGSFLATAAAELRQAAPGSDQQLAWARTLAATSRFDAGQLGLLRGLLDGSTVIEGLSVDADLRWNLWHALAAHGQDNPEELDAELARDNTASGKSGHATALAARPDPRVKAEAWGAAVHGTALSNQLLSATIAGFNTAPAELLAGYVEPYFECLEQVWTERSIEIASRIVRGLYPAGQDLDGPGAAPESHPVIARTDQWLAEHADAPRALRRIIIEQRSQLLRALKAQAVSA; encoded by the coding sequence GTGTCGAACCAGAACCTGAGCCGTGACGAAGCGGCAACCCGCTCAGCCCTGATCACCACCCACAGCTACGACGTCTCCCTGGACGTCTGGCAGGCGGCTGATCCCGACGTCGCGGGTTACACCAGCCGCAGCGTGATCAATTTTTCCGCCAGCGAACCCGGCGCCTCCACGTTCCTGGACTTCATCAGCAGTTCGGTACACAGCGTCTTCCTCAACGGCAAGGGCCTGCCGGTTTCAGACGTGGTGGACGGCTCCCGGATCCGGCTGGACAACCTGCAGGCCGAGAATCAGGTCACGGTCACCGGCACGGCCCTGTACAGCACCTCCGGCGAGGGCATGCACCGCTTCTATGACCCCGCCGACGGCCAGTGCTACCTGTACACGCAGTACGAGCCCGCCGACGCGCGCCGCGTCTTCGCGAACTTCGAACAGCCGGACCTCAAGGCAGAATTCACTTTCCACGTGATGGCCCCGTCCGAGTGGCAGGTCTCCTCGAACGGCGTCGAAGCCCTCCGCACCCAGCTGACCAGCGACCCGGCCACGAGCAGGTGGGATTTCGCCCCCACCAAGCCGATGTCCACCTACATCACCACCGTGCTCGCCGGCCCCTACTTCAAGGCCGAGGACACCTGGCACGGGAGCCTCGCGGACGGAACCGTGCTGGACGTGCCGCTGGCGCTCTACTGCCGGGCCTCCATGGCGCCGTCCTTCGACCCGGAGGAACTGTTCCGGCTGACCAGGAACGGCCTGGACTTCTTCAACGACCTCTTCGACTACCCGTACCCGTGGGGAAAGTACGAGCAGGCTTTCGTGCCCGAGTACAACCTCGGCGCCATGGAAAACCCGGGCCTGGTGACGTTCACGGAAAGCTACGTCTTCACGTCCCGCGCCGCCGACTCGCAGTACCAGGGCCGCGCCAACACCCTGCTGCACGAGATGGCGCACATGTGGTTCGGCGACCTCGTCACCATGCAGTGGTGGGATGACCTGTGGCTCAAGGAATCCTTCGCGGACTACATGGGCACCCTGGGCGTGGACCGGACGACGGACTGGGAAACGGCGTGGGTGAACTTCGCCAACAACCGCAAGGCGTGGGCCTACGTCCAGGACCAGCTGCCCACCACACACCCGATTGTCGCCGACATCCCGGACCTTGAGGCCGCGAAGCAGAACTTCGACGGGATCACCTACGCCAAGGGCGCTTCGGTGCTCAAGCAACTGGTTGCCTACGTGGGCTTCGACGCCTTCATCGCCGGCTCTCGCCGGTATTTCCGCGACCACGCCTACGGCAACACCACGTTGGCTGATCTGTTGGCGGCGTTGGGCGCCGCCTCCGGCCGCGACCTCGCAGTCTGGGCGCGGCAGTGGCTGCAGACCTCCGGCATCTCGACCCTCACCTCCGAGATTGACGAGCAAGACGGCGTGCTGGGCTCGGTGTCGCTGGTCCAGCACGCCGAGGACCCGATCACAGGCCGGCAGGAGCCGAGGCCGCACCGGCTGCGGATTGGACTTTACGACTTCGACGCCGCAGGCGCCCTGGTGCGCACCGACAGCGTGGAAACCGACGTCGACGGCGAACGTACCGTGGTCGGCCAGCTCGCCGGCAAGGGCCGCCCGGCGTTGTTGCTGGTCAATGACGAGGACCTCAGCTACGCCAAGGTCCGGCTCGACCCGCACTCCGAAGCCACGGTGCGCAGCTCCCTCGGCGCCATCACTGACCCGATGGCGCGGGCCCTGTGCTGGACCGCGCTGTGGGATTCGGCACGCGACGCCGCTACTCCCGCTGCCCGTTACGTCGAGGCGGTGCAGCGCTTCGGGCCGGCCGAGTCAGGCATCGGGGTGCTGCTGAACATTCTGGGCAACGCAGGAACGGCGATCGAACGTTACGTACCGGCGGCCCGGCGCGAGGAGGTCCGCGGCAGCTTCCTGGCCACCGCCGCCGCCGAACTCCGTCAGGCGGCACCAGGCTCCGACCAGCAGCTGGCCTGGGCCCGGACCCTCGCCGCCACGAGCCGCTTCGACGCCGGCCAGCTCGGCCTGCTCAGGGGCCTCCTGGATGGCAGCACCGTGATCGAGGGGCTCTCCGTTGACGCGGATCTCCGCTGGAACCTCTGGCATGCCCTCGCGGCCCACGGACAGGACAACCCCGAGGAGCTGGACGCGGAGCTGGCGCGCGACAACACGGCGTCGGGCAAGTCCGGGCACGCCACGGCCCTCGCGGCGCGGCCGGACCCCAGGGTCAAGGCCGAAGCGTGGGGCGCCGCCGTCCACGGCACGGCGCTGTCCAACCAGTTGCTCAGCGCGACCATCGCGGGCTTCAACACGGCCCCGGCTGAACTGCTCGCGGGTTACGTGGAGCCCTACTTCGAGTGCCTTGAGCAGGTCTGGACGGAGCGCAGCATCGAGATCGCCAGCCGGATCGTCCGCGGGCTCTACCCCGCCGGGCAGGACCTCGACGGGCCGGGCGCGGCGCCGGAATCGCACCCCGTCATCGCCCGGACGGACCAATGGCTGGCCGAGCACGCGGATGCGCCGCGGGCGCTGCGCCGGATCATCATCGAACAGCGCAGCCAGTTGCTGCGGGCGCTCAAGGCACAAGCCGTGTCCGCCTGA
- a CDS encoding YeiH family protein has protein sequence MPVFRPFFLLHAVSQRLGRLRALLPGLLACAAAVGTALAVHTMLPALPAMTVAVLLGLLAANLPGVSGWSAGSGRAGLDFAGKHLMRAGIVVLGLKVSVADVLGLGWPALLLITGVVLAAFAGTYGIARLFRLPPPVSMLIATGFAICGASAIGAMAAVRRIRQQDTVLPIALVTLCGTLAIGVLPLLIGPLGLSPEAFGAWAGASVHDVGQVVATAQTAGASALAVAVIVKLTRVLLLAPMVAAAGVHHRIGSDDGGRLPPIVPLFVVGFVAMAALRTTGWLSPDVLGAASVLQDLLLGMALFGLGSAVRVRQLLRTGTPALLAALASWLLIAALGLAAAVVLIPAR, from the coding sequence GTGCCTGTTTTCCGACCCTTTTTCCTGTTGCACGCGGTCAGCCAGCGCCTGGGCCGGCTGCGCGCGCTGTTGCCGGGCTTGCTTGCCTGCGCTGCCGCCGTCGGGACCGCCTTGGCGGTCCACACAATGCTGCCGGCGCTGCCCGCCATGACGGTCGCGGTCCTGCTGGGACTCCTGGCCGCGAACCTGCCGGGAGTGTCGGGCTGGAGCGCGGGGTCCGGCCGGGCCGGGCTGGACTTCGCCGGCAAGCACCTGATGCGCGCCGGCATCGTCGTGCTGGGGCTCAAAGTCAGTGTGGCGGACGTGCTGGGCCTGGGCTGGCCCGCCCTGTTGCTGATCACCGGGGTGGTGCTTGCAGCGTTCGCGGGCACCTACGGGATCGCCCGGCTGTTCCGCCTGCCGCCGCCGGTTTCGATGCTGATTGCGACCGGCTTCGCGATCTGCGGGGCCTCCGCGATCGGCGCGATGGCAGCCGTCCGGCGGATCCGGCAGCAGGACACGGTGCTGCCGATCGCGCTCGTCACTCTCTGCGGCACACTCGCCATCGGCGTCTTGCCCCTCCTCATCGGCCCGCTGGGGCTCAGCCCGGAGGCTTTCGGGGCGTGGGCAGGCGCCTCGGTGCACGACGTCGGGCAGGTGGTCGCCACCGCGCAGACCGCGGGGGCCTCGGCGCTCGCGGTCGCCGTCATCGTCAAACTGACCCGCGTGCTGCTGCTCGCCCCCATGGTCGCCGCTGCCGGCGTCCACCACCGGATCGGGTCCGACGACGGCGGCAGGCTCCCGCCGATCGTTCCGCTGTTCGTGGTGGGGTTCGTCGCCATGGCCGCCCTGCGGACCACCGGCTGGCTCTCCCCCGACGTGCTCGGGGCCGCCTCAGTGCTGCAGGACCTACTGCTGGGCATGGCCTTGTTCGGACTCGGCTCGGCCGTCCGGGTACGGCAACTGTTGCGGACGGGAACTCCGGCGCTGCTTGCCGCCCTGGCCTCGTGGCTGCTGATCGCGGCCCTGGGGTTGGCCGCCGCCGTCGTCCTTATCCCCGCCCGCTGA